In Drosophila santomea strain STO CAGO 1482 chromosome 3L, Prin_Dsan_1.1, whole genome shotgun sequence, a single window of DNA contains:
- the LOC120450275 gene encoding uncharacterized protein LOC120450275 → MSTIEEERKAYEKNPYFTGHIYGNFSPFYVTIAICTVVLGTIIILNIILGCCSKHRKYWQDRHTGNRWLVSIWSATPHNQPPLDFTELKDASYFQRFHPTTHQQVFPDDVVIGVDDLEPVHSAHHHHQQQQHQRPPRPEGRTLHQQRQREEYVELQKRESDI, encoded by the exons ATGTCCACAATCGAAGAGGAACGCAAGGCGTACGAAAAGAATCCATACTTCACCGGCCACATCTACGGCAACTTCTCGCCGTTTTATGTGACCATTGCCATCTGCACGGTTGTCCTGGGCACGATCATCATACTGAACATTATCTTGGGCTGCTGCTCCAAGCATCGCAAGTACTGGCAGGACAGGCACACGGGTAATCGCTGGCTGGTCTCCATTTGGTCCGCCACGCCCCATAATCAGCCGCCACTGGACTTCACTGAACTGAAGGACGCCTCCTACTTCCAGCGTTTCCAT CCCACAACTCATCAGCAAGTATTCCCCGACGACGTTGTCATTGGCGTTGACGACTTGGAGCCTGTGCATTCGGCGcatcatcaccaccagcagcagcagcaccagcgTCCACCACGCCCAGAGGGTCGTACTCTGCACCAGCAGCGCCAGCGCGAGGAATACGTGGAGTTGCAGAAGCGCGAGAGCGACATCTAA
- the LOC120448905 gene encoding N-acetyltransferase eco, producing the protein METPTGSGRPGRMATPRLSERKRQLFGSPVSRLRQINDDEDDGDVDSLGVLPLKTHVAANRQRRSLFAAGAGKSSSSANSSPETNKENKKSRGGVVTAAADQLPQLFTATMRLNSNSSSNSRTSSPRKPKVQRKRADSSMSSPTCSSEGTPSPRARTSLRRSPRTPSALKDPDALSPSDSFQTRLSKVAAMLMKGQDPRSVLESKKKHNHNLRTTAQVHITKPKKTSPSEDTQSEDEKPSSSKNSRKRREVREAKGSQIISPKTRNSRRGCTSVEINSNSLKAAAHVPVIKTDMENKTSGDEESRVTKTAAVKLENNRRRTKSPVEVFKSNDDETTQQNPGNNICKKAKSPVEDTAKSLENPRDSMKVEVEMPESDEEAPNRKPPKRMHSETSSQTAPSTESDSGSPQSKMRKVTLSSSIPTMAFYSHSDGTATKSRGRPSESKNKPKQPTKISPSSRPPLGINRGVRHKIRKRHGFATRLPATDLDNILNSLSNERLKNLITTKRQERAKVEEVHQILRSAKDPIKMAKPLSVIEADDANNNTSVPATAWQETSADFSDLSEDEDIEPVIEMEPIIPIIRHEPVQKSPIAEPADLSKRKFFKSGRRSSTCMEVRITDNIRASVTQGKIALVQTSRRKPRQVRVRSATIFSAEQATVDAILKNLDDTVVDEIVEANPVAQATPKDAVETAMETEPLPDIIEYAPETNDVEIDPFAEFRQRLPYETDDPEVVEQQQILLEFLISNNICTEKNFEIFIANPDNYKDEANQIVDNLYMVVNSEEAAQLAEMEAAVVVAPQPDPPAAEEVQPKLFPIFTQRLQPVVQKSMRRRPDTSMRLLSAAGGSNQYQIDAGQKAFGARQCQQCGLVYTVHEPEEELLHREYHNSIHVLRFKGWIDEDIVAVYPEWASDGRIIRINERAPAARLDRLRDLIGVVDKELGYSSYIVPKIFVAFMAVRKQQIVGFCLVQPLSQAHRFIQVDGTDYFSEESYPASCGVSRIWVSPLQRRSGIASKLLRVVQCHTILGQEISKESIAFSTPTDDGRALARRFTGLDNFLTYDQ; encoded by the exons ATGGAGACCCCAACGGGTAGTGGGCGTCCCGGTCGCATGGCCACGCCGCGCCTCTCCGAGCGCAAGCGGCAACTCTTTGGCAGTCCGGTATCCAGGCTGCGCCAGATCaacgacgacgaggatgatGGGGACGTAGACAGTCTGGGTGTCTTGCCCTTAAAGACTCATGTGGCGGCCAACAGGCAGAGGAGGAGCCTCTTCGCTGCGGGCGCCGGCAAGTCAAGCAGCAGTGCCAACAGCAGCCCGGAAACCAACAAGGAGAACAAGAAATCCCGCGGAGGAGTCGTTACAGCTGCCGCGGATCAACTGCCCCAATTGTTTACAGCCACCATGCGGCTgaatagcaacagcagcagcaacagtcgcACCAGCAGCCCCCGCAAGCCGAAGGTCCAAAGAAAGCGAGCTGATTCTTCAATGTCATCGCCCACATGCTCCTCCGAAGGAACTCCGTCTCCGAGGGCCAGAACCAGCCTGAGACGCAGTCCACGAACCCCCAGTGCGCTGAAGGATCCAGATGCGCTTTCTCCGTCAGACTCATTTCAGACTAGACTAAGCAAGGTGGCAGCTATGTTAATGAAGGGCCAGGATCCAAGATCTGTGTTAGaatcaaagaaaaaacacaaccACAACCTAAGAACCACCGCCCAAGTGCATATAACTAAACCCAAGAAAACGAGCCCATCTGAAGACACTCAGTCGGAGGACGAGAAACCCTCTAGTAGTAAAAACTCCAGGAAGAGAAGAGAAGTACGCGAAGCAAAGGGATCGCAAATCATCAGTCCCAAAACAAGGAATAGTCGAAGAGGCTGCACGTCTGTGGAAATAAACAGCAATAGTCTGAAGGCTGCTGCCCATGTACCTGTTATTAAAACAGATATGGAGAACAAAACGTCGGGTGACGAGGAAAGCCGAGTTACTAAAACCGCAGCAGTTAAGCTAGAAAACAACCGAAGAAGGACCAAATCCCCAGTAGAGGTGTTCAAGTCGAATGACGATGAAACCACACAACAAAACCCAGGAAATAACATCTGTAAAAAAGCGAAATCTCCAGTAGAAGACACAGCAAAGAGCTTAGAGAACCCAAGAGACAGTATGAAAGTTGAAGTCGAAATGCCCGAATCGGACGAGGAAGCACCCAATCGTAAGCCCCCAAAGCGAATGCACTCTGAAACGTCCAGCCAGACTGCTCCCTCAACGGAGTCCGACTCTGGATCGCCGCAGAGCAAGATGCGCAAGGTGACGCTGAGTAGCAGCATTCCCACCATGGCCTTCTATTCTCACAGTGATGGCACTGCCACAAAGTCGAGAGGAAGGCCGTCCGAATCCAAGAACAAGCCTAAGCAACCGACGAAAATCTCTCCAAGCTCCCGTCCACCATTGGGCATTAATAGAGGTGTTCGCCACAAGATACGAAAGCGCCACGGATTCGCCACCCGACTGCCAGCCACAGACTTGGACAACATTCTCAACTCGTTGAGCAACGAGCGGTTGAAGAACCTGATCACCACCAAGCGGCAAGAGCGCGCCAAAGTGGAGGAAGTCCATCAGATCCTGCGTAGTGCCAAGGACCCGATCAAAATGGCTAAGCCATTGAGTGTGATTGAAGCTGACGATGCTAACAATAATACAAGTGTGCCTGCAACGGCATGGCAAGAAACCTCAGCCGACTTCTCCGACCTTAGTGAGGATGAGGATATTGAACCCGTCATCGAGATGGAGCCCATCATACCGATAATTCGCCACGAACCAGTCCAGAAATCGCCAATCGCCGAGCCAGCCGATCTCAGCAAGCGAAAGTTCTTTAAATCGGGCCGGCGAAGTAGCACCTGCATGGAGGTGCGAATCACGGACAACATCCGCGCCAGTGTCACCCAGGGCAAGATTGCCCTCGTCCAAACTTCACGCCGTAAGCCGCGGCAAGTGCGCGTCAGGTCGGCCACTATATTTTCAGCCGAGCAGGCCACTGTGGATGCAATCCTGAAGAACCTGGACGACACGGTGGTGGACGAGATTGTTGAAGCAAATCCGGTGGCACAGGCAACGCCTAAGGATGCGGTAGAAACAGCCATGGAAACGGAGCCGCTGCCAGATATAATTGAATATGCACCAGAAACGAACGATGTGGAAATTGATCCCTTTGCTGAGTTTCGTCAACGTTTGCCATATGAAACCGATGATCCCGAAGTcgtggagcagcagcaaatctTGCTAGAGTTTCTCATTAGCAATAATATATGCACCGAAAAGAACTTTGAGATCTTTATTGCCAATCCGGACAACTACAAGGACGAGGCCAATCAAATTGTGGACAACTTGTACATGGTGGTAAACAGCGAGGAGGCTGCGCAGCTTGCTGAGATGGAAGCGGCGGTGGTTGTTGCACCACAACCGGATCCTCCAGCAGCCGAGGAAGTTCAGCCAAAGCTATTCCCCATCTTCACGCAACGCCTACAGCCCGTTGTCCAGAAATCGATGCGTCGTCGTCCGGATACATCGATGAGATTGCTTTCGGCGGCTGGGGGATCAAATCAGTACCAGATCGATGCCGGTCAAAAGGCCTTCGGAGCGCGACAGTGCCAGCAGTGCGGACTGGTGTACACCGTGCATGAAccggaggaggagctgctgcatcGGGAGTACCACAACTCAATCCATGTGCTGCGATTCAAGGGCTGGATCGACGAGGACATTGTGGCCGTTTATCCGGAGTGGGCCAGCGACGGCCGCATAATACGTATCAACGAACGCGCTCCGGCAGCTCGGCTCGACAGGCTGCGGGATCTCATTGGTGTGGTGGACAAAGAGCTGGGCTATTCCTCGTACATTGTGCCAAAGATCTTTGTGGCCTTCATGGCGGTGCGAAAGCAGCAGATCGTTGGTTTCTGCCTGGTGCAGCCCCTGTCGCAGGCCCATCGTTTCATTCAGGTCGATGGCACGGACTACTTCAGTGAGGAAAGCTACCCGGCCAG CTGCGGCGTATCACGCATCTGGGTTTCCCCGTTGCAGCGGCGCAGCGGGATCGCCAGCAAGCTGCTGCGAGTGGTCCAGTGCCACACGATTCTCGGTCAGGAGATCTCCAAGGAGAGCATCGCCTTCAGCACGCCCACCGACGATGGTCGAGCACTGGCGCGCCGGTTTACCGGGTTGGATAACTTCCTGACCTACGACCAGTGA